In the Leptospira neocaledonica genome, CAAGAATTGAGAGAAATATTTTTGGAAAAGAAGAAGGATAGTCCTTCCAAAAAACCGGGGAGTCGTTCTGAATTCGACTTACCTTCCAGATTTTGGGAAAGGGTTTGGGAGAAGTCCTGCGGCCCTGAAAAAAGATGGTCCGAAATTTCCTCCAAAGAATTACACCAAGCGGAGGAGATCCTAAAAAGAACCGTTTTAAAAGTTTCAGGCAAGGGAGTATTTAAAGAAGAATTCGTAACCTGCGGAGGAGTTCGCCGCAAGGAAGTGGATTTTTCCAAAATGGAAAGTAGATTACATTCGGGACTTTATTTTGCGGGAGAAGTTTTGGATATAGACGGTATCACAGGTGGATTCAATTTCCAAAACGCTTGGACCACTTCCTTTATCGCAGCAAAAGCATTAGCGACTACTTAATCCCAAGGTTCCGGATAAGAACTAAATCCTAAACGATTTCCATCCGGATCTTTAAAATACTTTGTATAATCCGTCCTTTCTATAAAAGAATCTCCGAATAAAGAATCTATCTTAACTCTTTCTTCCTTTTTTGTAGCGGAGAAGATCAGTGCGTGCGGGGCCTTGGATTCTTCTTCCCTTTCTATCATGATCCGAACAATTCCCGCTAAAAGCCAAGAGGATCTAAGCCGACCATCCTGATAAAAATGATCCTTTTCGAAAGAAATGCCTGGGATACTTATATAAAATGTTCTTAATGTTTCGGGATCTTTTGTGGAAATCGCTATATGATGGATCATTCCATAATCACCAGATCTGAATATTCAGGATGCCTTTTTAGGTAAGTTTGCACAAAGGAACAGTTTGGGATAATTTTTTTCGTTTCTGCCCTTGCAGTTTTGAGCGCGGCTTCTGCAAGTTGTGAGGCGATCCCTTTTCCTCTAAAATCGGTCGGAACAAAGGTATGATATAGGTCCCAAACATGGGCACCGATCTCCCTATAAACCAAATGAGCCTCTCTTCCGTCTTGCAGGATCAGAAATTTTTTGCCGGCGACATCGTGTTGGACTGAATTCATTTTGCCCTCTATGGATTCGACTCTATTCAGCAAAATTTAGTGGAATCAAAACAATGTAAATCGATCAAGTTTTAAAAATCAAGCAAACAGAAGTTCCGCCTACGTTTTTAAGGTCCAGCTCCGCCTTGAGTTGGTTGCATAAGGAACGAATGATCATTAGACCCAATGAGGAATCCGTGTCATTCTTTTTAGAAGCAGTTTGTCCAAACCATTCTTGAATGGCAGGCATTCCTACGCCGTCGTCTTTGACAGTGAGATGGATTTTATTCTCTTTTACTCTTAGTTGAATAAAAATATTTCCTTTGGCTTCGTTTGGAAACGCGTGTTTGAGAGAGTTTGAAATTAGCTCGGTTACGATCAGGCCGCAGGGGATTGCCTTCTCCATAGAAAGTCTAACCGTCTCCATATCTGCTTCGAAACCGATCCGATTTCCGGAAGGGAAATAAGACGTAACCAAATGTCTTAAAAGTGAATCCAAATAGGTTTTCATATCCACATTTGCGAATTTATCCTGTTTATATAGATGATCATGGATCATCGCCATCGCAGTGATCCTGTTTTGTGCCTTGGATAAAATTTCGGAAGTAGTAGATTCAGCAGAATACATATTCTGTAAGTTTAACATTCCGGAAACGATCTGTAGATTATTTTTGACCCTGTGGTGAATCTCGTGAAGGAGTACTTCCTTCTCTCTTAAATTTTCCTCTAGAGTCCTTTCGATTTCGATCCTTGTTGCGATCTCTTTTTCTAAAGTACGTTTGGATCTATATATATGAGCCTTTCTTAATCTAAGATTCGTAAGATATTCGTGTCTTCTCTGCACACTTTCCTGTAGTCCTCTCATGAGTATAGTAAGAGGAACACATACGATTGTGTTAGCGATCAGAAAGTTTAATCCTACTACGTACAATCTTTCGGGAGCCATATACCATGGAAGATTCATATAAAATTGTGCCCTGGATGCTATAAAGACCGCGATCATATTCGCCAAAAGTCCTAGTAGGGAAGGGGTGAGCCCGAATAGAACTCCCGCGAGCACTGGAAAAGGAAACAGCCAAAGTAATCCTCCTCCTTCCGGGCCTACGAATATTAAAAGAGAAAGTCCTAAACAATAATTCATAGTAAGGACCATGGTGGCTTTGATAGAAAAATTTATTCTTTTAACAAGTAGAAGAAAATAGATCAGCCCCAATGCACATGAATCTACCCATAGAACTTCCGTTTTGCCTTCTGTCCAAGCAAGATACACGCTCGGAAAGTATACTATGGTTCCAAGTATGGTCATAGTGAATAAGATAGAAGTTAAGATGAGTTCTCTCCAAAAGGAAAGTCCAGAAGAGACTGGAGCTTTTGGAGTTAGATATCCTTGGATCGACTTGAAAACCCGGTCAAGTGGACCGGATTTCTTTCCCTTTTCCATAGTTGTTATAAATAGACTACAGGAATCTATCAAAACAATGATACTCTAGTTCGAATAAAAAGCGGCAGCGAATTTTAATTGTTTCTAATTTCATAATGAATTATGTAAGATCCTGTTCTATCTTCTTTGAGTAATAGGTTAAAATCAAACAAATACTAAGCCCTTATGATTAGTTTATTAATTTTCCAGAAATCCGGAACGCTTTTTAGAACAATTTTTCGTCGTGAAAATTGCACGTTATTCGAAAGATCATACCCTTCTTAGGTAAAAAAAAAGAGGCCCGAAGACCTCTCTCAAGTTGGTAGTTAGGTATAATGGTACGTTTTATTTTTTGGAGATAGCTCCGTCCAAGGAAAGTTTTCCTCCTCCCTTGATCACTAATGCTAAGGAGATTGCAACCATCAACAGATGAAATTCGAAACCTTCTCCTTTTTGGCTTCCGGCCCAGTTCATAAAGAAACCGTGCTCTGCATGAGGAAGTATTGCGACAGTCATCGCTACTGCGATACCTGCTGCGGCTACCCTTGTAAGAAGACCCGAAAGTAATCCGATCGGTCCTAAAAATTCTGCGATGAATAAAAGTATTACCAAGAAACCTGGAAAGCCTGCGCCGGTTAAGTATGCGTAAGTTCCGGAGAATCCGTAGCCGCCATACCAGCCTAGAACCTTTTGCGCTCCATGTGGGAACATTACCACTGCTAGGGTTATCCTTAGAATTAAAGATGTTATATCCGAATCCGTTTTGAGAATTTTCTGAATCATGATCACCTCCTGAATGATTCCTGTTTGTATAGTCTATTGGTTAATAGTTTATTATTAAAGTAATGGGCCGAAAAATCCGAAAAACATAGATCCCTCCTTTCATATTACGCGGATTTGAGTCCGACAGTCTTACAGATCTGTCCTAAATTTTTGAGTTCTTCGTCGCTGAGACAGGACATCTTGCCCTTCAACTGCTCCAAATAATCAGGGAAAGAAGTTCCGATGAGTTCCTTTCCTTTGTCGGTAAGATTGATGATAAAATAACGTCTGTCTTCTTCACTTCTGACTCGGAGTACTAGGCTTCTTTTTTCCAAGTTGTCTATGATCTGTGTTATATTTCCTTCACAGGAAAATATTTTTTGACCGATCTCTTTTTGGCACATTGGGCCCAGATGATAAAGAGTTTCCAAACATCCGAATTGGCCGCTGGTCAGATTGTACTGGCTGAGGAATTTTTCCTCCATTGTACGGATGGAGTCCGCGCAACGGCTTAATTTGATGTAGGCATCGAGTACCTTTACATCTCTAGACTTTCCTTTATAATGAGTAGCCATAATACTTTAAGATTGAACTATTAATGTATAGACTTCCCTAAAAGAAAAAAGTCAACAAAAAAAGCTAATAAACTCAAGTCTATTTAAGCTCCAGTAGGGTCCCAACAAGTCCGAAAGTTCTCATTCCAAGTTTCCATTGCCTGCAGATCCGAGTCGCTGAGTTTGAAATCGAATACTTGCGAATTCTCCAAGATCCTTTCTTTTTTGACCGATTTCGGGATTACTACTAAGCCCTTATCGATTGCCCATCGGATCAAGACCTGAGCAGGAGTTTTTTTATACTTCGAGGCAAGCGCCGCGAGTTTTGGGTCTGAAATTTTTTGGCCATGGGCAAGGGGGCTATATGCTTCCAGAACTATATTATTCTTTTTGCAAGTATTTAAAAGTTCGTTCTGATTTAGGAAAGGATGGTATTCCACCTGATTTACTGTGGGAATAATTTCTGCGTATTGAAACAATTCCTGTAAATGAGGGATTGTATAATTACTGACCCCGATCGCACGGACTAAACCTTCTTTATAGGCTTTTTCTAGTTCTTTCCAGGCTTGTTTTCTGGTTCCAGCCACCGGGAAATGGATCAGATATAGATCTATTGTATCTAATCCTAAAGTGTTTAAGGATTCATCCAAATACCTACGTGGATTTTTTTGATCACCATTCCATAGTTTTGTGGTGATGAATAATTCCTTCCTAGGAATCCCGCTCTTCTTAATCGCCTCTCCCACATCAGATTCGTTTCCGTAAATTTTAGCGGTGTCTATATGTCTGTATCCGAATTCCAATGCGTTCAAAACTGAATCTATACATTCTTTTCCGGATCTAGTTTTCCAAACCCCGAGTCCGAGGACAGGCATCTCCACTCCGTTATTGAGTCGGACGGATTGGTTTAATATTAAGTTTTGCATACTTGCTCTTAGACTCCTTTTGTACAGATTGGATCCATTCTTCTTTCTAAATGATATAATTTTATTTTTTGGAAGAAGAAGCCAAACCAGAGAATGTTAGGGACTCTTCTCTAAGGCCCAAAACGGATTCCAATACGTTCTCCGCGTATACTAGATCACTATATCCTGGGCCTTTTGGTATCCAGGAGCTTAAAGTTATAATTCCTAAAAGTTCCGTATCTCCAGGAAGTTGTTTTGCTGAAAGATTGACTCCCTGGACATTATATAGAAAATCCAAGAAGGTTCTTTGTTTTGATCCATGAGAAGATTTTAATGCAACACAAAGTATATGATTATCCTGTTCCATACGGATCGTGCGCACATTTCGGATAGAAGAGAGGGGGATACTTCTTTCCTTATATAATAAACTGCTTAAGATAGGAATTCTGGTAGAATAACGAAATTTTAATTCGAGTGTATTTGCGATTATATCTGTCTTCTTGAATATGATAAAGACAGTCATCAGAGTGGTAATTCCCAGAAAGAAAATAGAAAATGGGATCAAGAAAATTAAAAAGATCAGATTTTCAAAATTCTTCAGGAAAGAATTTAAGACCGTAAACCATGCTCCATAAAATAAAACGGGAACAAGGAGTGTGATAAAGGTTTTTCCTATAGATTTAGGTTCTATAATTTCTATCTTAGTTCCTTGGTCTTTAGATTCCGTTTTAACCCAGGCAGAAGGTTCTATCTTTTTAGGATCTTGTTTATGAGGGATATCTTTTGATTCAGGATTTGTGATCCTTAGATCCGATCTGTCCCAAACGGGAAGAGGAAGTTTTGTTTTAAAAAATTCTAATCCTTGTTTAAGAGAATTCCCATCTCTAAAAGTTTCTAGTAAAATACAACTTCCATCCCTGTATACCAAGTATAAATCCCAGTATTTCCAAGTGCTGTTCGTATTGATACTGCTTCCAGTAGAAGAAGATCTTTCTGCTCTAAATAAGATCATATATGAAATGAATTCGGAAAGAGAAAGTTCTACATCTGCCTTGCCTGTTTCTCTTAAAGAAAGTAGAGAGGTATTTGTTTGGATCTCGATCGTTTTTACTATATGAGATGCTTTTCTATAACTTCTCATAGTAATGATAAAAATAGTAACGAGTGAAACACAAAAGAAGAACCCGAATCCTGGAAAAATTTTATCTTCTTCCGTAAGGAATAATACTCCGAAAAATAAGGAAGCGATACTTCCAAATACACCAAAGGCCAAGATCCCAATTACGAATATACATCCGCTCGAATAGGGATTTTTAATTTCCTTACGAATACTATCTGATTCTGAGATCCAAGAGTCCAAACTCATAATAAAAAGTCCTGAGAATAGAGGGGACTCTAGGAAAATCAATTTTAAAATGAATCCTTCTTGCTTTTTGATTTGGATGGGATTCTTTGTTCGTCATGCATATTAGTACTGCTATTTCGGATTTAGTATTGGCAATCTTTGCCGCTTGGGCCGGTCTTTCCGTCCAGTCTTCCGCTAGAGGAAATGTTTCTAAAAAAGGAGGAGCCTACGGTCTTTTTTTGATCGGGTTAGGTGCTCTGCTTGGAGTGGTTTTCTTTTTAGGAGGCGATTGGATTAGCCCAATTTATAGACCTATCGTTCATGTTGCGGGAGTGGTAGGAGTTCCTTGGATCGGAATCGCATTTTTCCATGCGGGTTTCGGAAAGATAGACAGTAAAACTTGGAATCTTCTTAGCCTTATTCTTTTAGTTTTAGCTGTATTAAGTTATCTTTATCCTTTAGGTTTATATGCTACTTTGATCGGAGCGATTGCATTGATCGCAGTTTTGGTAGTATGTATCCGAAAATATAAAGGTTCTCATAAAACTGCTGCATTGTATGGAATCGCTGGTGCGCTTTTATTTATTCTTTCCGGACTTGTGATCGGAACAGTGGGAACGATTGCAGAGCTTCCTAGAGTGGATCTATTTCATTATGGATTAGCCGCCGCGTCTTATTGTTTGGGATATTCTTTAAAAAAGATCGGATAATTTTAAAATACGCCGTGGTTTATTACTGCGGCGTGTCTTCTTCCCTTAAGCAGGGATCTGTTCTGAAACCTGAGTCACCCAAGAAGAATAATAGTTGGATAATGTTCTAAGGAACATAAGATCCATATCATTCTCCGTTCCAATAGCGCGTAATGCGTTTGCGTATTGTGTCCTGAAATCGGTCAGAGTCGCAGTATCTTGGATATAATTTCTCATAGACTGGGCCTGTTCCGGACCAAAGCCGTATTCCGTAGACCACTTATCTATTAATGTCCCACAATTGTATTTTCGGGAAAGAAGGATCTGGGCCAAAATATTTCGGAACATATTCTCGATTGAAACGATAGTAATCTCTTTATGATTGATGGAGATCTCGGTGATGATATCGTCCTTCTTGTCGATCACTGCTTTAGAAGTTCCCATCTTATTGAAGTATTTGGAAAGATCGTTATAAGCTCTAAAATGTTTTAAGATAAGCTCTCTATCTTTTACATCCACGGTTCTTTGGTCTTCTGGATGACTCATCTCTTGAAGGATAGATTCTATCACTTGAAACATAATGTCGAAGGTGAACTGAGTGGACTTGCCTAATAAATATCTAAGTTCGCTTTGGAAAGCAGCGTGTATAGAGGCGAAGAATGCTTCTAACTTTTCA is a window encoding:
- a CDS encoding VOC family protein, encoding MIHHIAISTKDPETLRTFYISIPGISFEKDHFYQDGRLRSSWLLAGIVRIMIEREEESKAPHALIFSATKKEERVKIDSLFGDSFIERTDYTKYFKDPDGNRLGFSSYPEPWD
- a CDS encoding GNAT family N-acetyltransferase; amino-acid sequence: MNSVQHDVAGKKFLILQDGREAHLVYREIGAHVWDLYHTFVPTDFRGKGIASQLAEAALKTARAETKKIIPNCSFVQTYLKRHPEYSDLVIME
- a CDS encoding sensor histidine kinase, translating into MEKGKKSGPLDRVFKSIQGYLTPKAPVSSGLSFWRELILTSILFTMTILGTIVYFPSVYLAWTEGKTEVLWVDSCALGLIYFLLLVKRINFSIKATMVLTMNYCLGLSLLIFVGPEGGGLLWLFPFPVLAGVLFGLTPSLLGLLANMIAVFIASRAQFYMNLPWYMAPERLYVVGLNFLIANTIVCVPLTILMRGLQESVQRRHEYLTNLRLRKAHIYRSKRTLEKEIATRIEIERTLEENLREKEVLLHEIHHRVKNNLQIVSGMLNLQNMYSAESTTSEILSKAQNRITAMAMIHDHLYKQDKFANVDMKTYLDSLLRHLVTSYFPSGNRIGFEADMETVRLSMEKAIPCGLIVTELISNSLKHAFPNEAKGNIFIQLRVKENKIHLTVKDDGVGMPAIQEWFGQTASKKNDTDSSLGLMIIRSLCNQLKAELDLKNVGGTSVCLIFKT
- a CDS encoding DoxX family protein; protein product: MIQKILKTDSDITSLILRITLAVVMFPHGAQKVLGWYGGYGFSGTYAYLTGAGFPGFLVILLFIAEFLGPIGLLSGLLTRVAAAGIAVAMTVAILPHAEHGFFMNWAGSQKGEGFEFHLLMVAISLALVIKGGGKLSLDGAISKK
- a CDS encoding MarR family winged helix-turn-helix transcriptional regulator, which translates into the protein MATHYKGKSRDVKVLDAYIKLSRCADSIRTMEEKFLSQYNLTSGQFGCLETLYHLGPMCQKEIGQKIFSCEGNITQIIDNLEKRSLVLRVRSEEDRRYFIINLTDKGKELIGTSFPDYLEQLKGKMSCLSDEELKNLGQICKTVGLKSA
- a CDS encoding aldo/keto reductase codes for the protein MQNLILNQSVRLNNGVEMPVLGLGVWKTRSGKECIDSVLNALEFGYRHIDTAKIYGNESDVGEAIKKSGIPRKELFITTKLWNGDQKNPRRYLDESLNTLGLDTIDLYLIHFPVAGTRKQAWKELEKAYKEGLVRAIGVSNYTIPHLQELFQYAEIIPTVNQVEYHPFLNQNELLNTCKKNNIVLEAYSPLAHGQKISDPKLAALASKYKKTPAQVLIRWAIDKGLVVIPKSVKKERILENSQVFDFKLSDSDLQAMETWNENFRTCWDPTGA
- a CDS encoding DUF6962 family protein, with the translated sequence MHISTAISDLVLAIFAAWAGLSVQSSARGNVSKKGGAYGLFLIGLGALLGVVFFLGGDWISPIYRPIVHVAGVVGVPWIGIAFFHAGFGKIDSKTWNLLSLILLVLAVLSYLYPLGLYATLIGAIALIAVLVVCIRKYKGSHKTAALYGIAGALLFILSGLVIGTVGTIAELPRVDLFHYGLAAASYCLGYSLKKIG
- a CDS encoding LIC_13029 family protein, coding for MGEIQSKHAGSRENLETSDLKTLKDKKTSREISVLLYRVLFRSEEVRGGSVKVVKETFIRTHSNHPELFPILDRSKFVRDMISVFKTSTVLNPEKLEAFFASIHAAFQSELRYLLGKSTQFTFDIMFQVIESILQEMSHPEDQRTVDVKDRELILKHFRAYNDLSKYFNKMGTSKAVIDKKDDIITEISINHKEITIVSIENMFRNILAQILLSRKYNCGTLIDKWSTEYGFGPEQAQSMRNYIQDTATLTDFRTQYANALRAIGTENDMDLMFLRTLSNYYSSWVTQVSEQIPA